One part of the Macadamia integrifolia cultivar HAES 741 unplaced genomic scaffold, SCU_Mint_v3 scaffold2704, whole genome shotgun sequence genome encodes these proteins:
- the LOC122067089 gene encoding F-box protein At1g61340-like — MALGKSYSSKLKSRGLNASNVEATDEGLVLVHCTRAMGRKRIIVSNRTAMETLPFSSNFRTPSKRRQGMRTIRDDEKSLLEALPEDILVRILCCVYHDDLKQLIQVSKFVRDATLVAKQSHFAYSTPRAKISSLSSDLEHYSPEAPNAPRQQRCPRSRISRKKLSDISVALFHTPEDERWSRDGLFDQTGV; from the exons ATGGCATTGGGGAAGTCTTATAGTTCTAAATTGAAGAGCAGAGGCTTGAATGCTTCGAATGTAGAAGCAACAGATGAAGGATTGGTGCTTGTTCACTGTACAAGAGcaatgggaaggaaaaggatTATTGTTTCAAACCGTACAGCAATGGAGACGTTGCCTTTTAGTTCTAATTTCAGGACTCCATCAAAAAGGCGTCAGGGTATGAGAACGATCAGAGACGATGAAAAGTCTCTTCTTGAAGCCTTACCAGAGGACATTCTGGTTCGAATACTGTGCTGCGTATATCATGATGATCTGAAGCAGCTCATCCAAGTATCGAAATTTGTCAGAGATGCG ACTCTGGTAGCAAAGCAATCTCACTTTGCTTACAGTACTCCAAGAGCAAAGATTTCTAGTTTAAGTAGTGATCTTGAGCACTATAGTCCCGAAGCACCAAATGCTCCTAGACAGCAAAGGTGTCCCAGGTCCCGAATCAGCAGGAAGAAGCTGTCAGATATCAGTGTCGCCTTGTTCCATACGCCGGAGGATGAACGGTGGTCGAGGGATGGATTGTTCGACCAAACAGGGGTTTGA